From Mesotoga infera, the proteins below share one genomic window:
- a CDS encoding glycosyltransferase WbuB, with the protein VRIFVGSYSHLTEDNMCRFCSPLGSPHSGDSPSFHCFETRRYESNGLDRFLSSIDYYKSGRRALGASQVDRPDVVIASSPHPYAWRLGWEIAEKYGAKLVVEIRDVWPRDLISAGKLSTMNPVAVLFGAIEKKAYLKAAKIVSLLPSLEAHICQVTKRNTEDRVVYIPNGIDASRFEKPKITSDVTDLVRRFESKRIIAYLGSHGPTNDLETVLRGVKLLNIKNASEDLQFAFIGRGSEKNNLIDLAKELSLDNVVFLDQIPKESVPGLIQSVDALIFPLAKFDMQTPAVSSYKLLDYMASGKPIVAADLPGLPLKITGEGEFYEPGSPDSFSQALTRLLRSLSEDAKKCIKNISYVRDNRDITRLAEQYERILREG; encoded by the coding sequence GGTTAGGATATTTGTTGGTTCATACTCGCACCTCACAGAAGACAATATGTGTCGGTTCTGCTCACCGTTAGGCTCTCCGCACTCGGGTGACTCTCCGTCCTTTCATTGCTTCGAAACACGTAGATATGAGTCCAATGGGCTCGATCGCTTCCTCTCCAGTATTGATTACTATAAGTCGGGCAGGAGGGCTCTTGGAGCGAGTCAAGTGGATAGACCCGATGTTGTAATTGCTTCAAGTCCCCATCCCTATGCGTGGAGACTAGGTTGGGAGATCGCTGAAAAATATGGAGCCAAGTTGGTGGTTGAAATAAGAGACGTATGGCCAAGGGATCTAATCAGTGCCGGAAAGCTTTCAACGATGAACCCTGTAGCAGTTCTATTTGGAGCAATTGAGAAGAAGGCATACTTAAAAGCTGCTAAGATCGTATCGCTCCTTCCTAGTCTTGAGGCACATATATGTCAAGTGACAAAACGCAACACAGAAGACAGAGTAGTCTATATTCCAAACGGGATAGATGCTTCACGCTTTGAAAAACCGAAGATAACCAGTGATGTCACAGATTTGGTGCGAAGATTCGAATCAAAGAGAATAATCGCTTATTTAGGTTCACATGGCCCTACGAACGATCTGGAAACGGTGCTAAGAGGAGTCAAACTGCTTAACATCAAGAATGCTTCTGAGGATCTACAATTCGCTTTCATCGGAAGAGGCTCGGAAAAGAATAATCTCATTGATCTGGCAAAAGAACTCTCTCTCGACAATGTAGTCTTCCTTGATCAGATTCCCAAAGAATCTGTTCCTGGTCTCATCCAGTCAGTAGATGCCTTGATTTTCCCGCTTGCAAAGTTCGATATGCAGACTCCGGCGGTGAGTTCGTACAAGTTACTGGACTACATGGCTTCGGGCAAGCCAATAGTAGCGGCAGATCTTCCCGGATTACCTTTGAAAATTACTGGAGAAGGAGAATTCTACGAGCCCGGAAGTCCAGATTCATTCTCGCAGGCACTTACTAGACTGCTTCGTAGTCTTAGTGAAGATGCAAAGAAATGTATTAAGAACATCAGCTATGTAAGAGATAATAGAGATATCACAAGACTTGCAGAGCAGTACGAAAGGATTTTGAGAGAAGGTTAA